From the Xylella fastidiosa genome, the window TTGCACTGTCCGGCAAGCGTTCCGTTAACGCGCACCTGCAAAGACGACTCCAGCCCATTTGCCGATGAAGGCACCGTGGCCCATACGGTGGCTGCCGACGCATTACGCACCGGCTCCGATGCCAGCGCGTACGTGGGGGCATGCCATGAGGTCAACGGCCACCGCTGGGAAGTCACCGCAGAGATGGCGGCGTACGTGCAGGAGTATGTGGACTATGTACGCGCCATTGCGGGGGTGCGCCTGGTCGAGCAGCCCCTACGCATTGCCTCCATCACTGGGGAGCAAGACGCTAAAGGCACCGCTGATGTGGTGATTTTAGCGGGGGATGAGCTAACCATCGTTGATCTCAAATACGGCAGAGGCGTCAAAGTCTTCGCCGAAGGCAATGAGCAATTGCAGCTGTATGCGCTGGCAGCGCTGAGTGAATTTGGAGGGGTGGAAGCCTTTCAGCACGTGCGGCTAGTGATCGTGCAACCACGGCTTGGGCATGCCGATGAGTGGGTGCGCACCCTCCCCCAGATGGAGGATTTTAGGCGGAAAGTTGCGCAAGGCGCAGCGCGGTGTAGGGCTGCGATGTGGCACTACAACAACGTAGGCGAATTGCCTTCAGAGTATTTCGGCCCCGCAGAAACGCCCTGCCGGTTTTGCAAGGCCAAAGCGAGCTGCCCTGCGTTGGCCACGCATGTACTGAACACGGTGGCAGATGATTTTGTCGACCTCACAAAGCCCATTGTCCCGCAGCTCAGCTACGCGCAGCTGCGCACGTTTGACAACACCACACTGGCCTGCCTGTTTGGCGCAACAGAGTTAATCGAATCCTGGTGCAAATCTATTCGCGACAGGGCAGCAGCGGAGTTGCTTTCAGGTCAGCCCGTGCCTGGATACAAGGTGGTTCAAGGCCGACAGGGGCCGCGCCGTTGGGCGGACATGACCGCCGCTGAAGCCATGCTCAAACAGCTGCGCATCAAATTCAAAGACATGTACGACGTGTCTCTCATCAGCCCCACGCGTGCCGAGAAACTCCACCAGGTCGGAGTCATTGGTGATCGCCAGTGGCCAAAGCTCCAACCGCTCATTCATAGGTCAACAGGGGCGCCCATTGTTGTTCCCACATCGGATAAACGCCCCGCGCTCGCCCTTCAGGACGCGACGGATTTCCAGGACTTGAGCGATATGCCCATCCCCCCACTCCCAGACACAGCACCCTCACTTCAATCTCAGGAGACACCGTAATGAAACTCACCCTAAAAAACGTGCGCTTAGCCTTCCCCGTGTTGTTTGAACCCAAGAAAGTCAATGGCGAAGGCGAGGCCGCCTTCTCGGCCTGCTTCCTCATCGACCCTGCTGACCCGCAAGTCAAAGCCCTTAACCAGGCCATTGACAAGATGGCCAATGACAAATGGGGCGCTAAGGCGGCGGCCCAGCTTAAACAGATGCGTATGGGCGACAGAGTCGCCTTGCATGATGGCGACCTGAAAGCCAGCTATGACGGGTTTGCAGGGCACCTATACGTCTCTGCGCGTAACAAGGCACGGCCACTGGTGATCGACCGTGACAGGACCCCGCTCGCCGCGCAGGACGGCAGGCCGTATGCCGGATGCTACGTCAACGCCAACATAGAACTCTGGGCGCAGGACAACAACTACGGCAAGCGGATTAACGCCTCGCTGGGGGGCGTGCAGTTCTTGCGTGATGGTGAGGCGTTCGCTGGAGGCGGTGTGGCCAGCGTGGAGGACTTCGAGGACCTGAGCAACGTCGCCGAGCTGGAGGATGTTGAAGGAGCCATGCCGTGGGGGTGAATCGGATTCACACCACTGGCAGCACACGAAACGGCAGGGCCGAGAAACGCGCACCCTCCACCGGCTTGCATCGTAAGGACAACATCATGAATGCACCCTCTGAATTCCATCTCCAGTTTGAATCCCACGCCGTGCGTGTCCAGCTCGACGAACACAAGCGGCGATGGTTCAACGCCAATGACATTTGCGCGGCGTTGGAGTTGTTAAATCCGCGTGCTGCACTTGCTCAGCATGTGGATGCGGAGAACGTATCGAAACGCGCCGCCATCGACACTATCGGGCGGACCAAACACGTTAACTATCTTAATGAGTCAGGGGTGTACGCCTTGCTCATCGGCAGCACCAAAGAGGCGGCTAAACGCTTTAGACAGTGGCTCATCAGTGAAGCACTGCCCGCAGCCGCAGCTCGAAAAGCGGGCCAACACATTGTCCCGCTGCATCACGCGCCTTCCATCCCAAGCCCCTTCCAACCCACAGAGGACCACGCAATGAATGCAATCACCCCATTCCAATTTGAATCGCACGCCGTGCGTACCGTGGTTGATGATCACGGTGAAGTGTGGTTTGTCGGCAAAGACGTTGCCGATGTACTCGGTTACACCAACCATAACAAAGCTTTGGGCGATCATTGCAGGGGGGTGCCGAAGCGTTACCCCCTTCAGACGTCAGGCGGAGTTCAAGAAATCCGGATCATCTCCGAGCCTGACATGCTCCGCTTGATTGT encodes:
- a CDS encoding DUF2800 domain-containing protein; this encodes MSQHAMLSPSSAHRWLHCPASVPLTRTCKDDSSPFADEGTVAHTVAADALRTGSDASAYVGACHEVNGHRWEVTAEMAAYVQEYVDYVRAIAGVRLVEQPLRIASITGEQDAKGTADVVILAGDELTIVDLKYGRGVKVFAEGNEQLQLYALAALSEFGGVEAFQHVRLVIVQPRLGHADEWVRTLPQMEDFRRKVAQGAARCRAAMWHYNNVGELPSEYFGPAETPCRFCKAKASCPALATHVLNTVADDFVDLTKPIVPQLSYAQLRTFDNTTLACLFGATELIESWCKSIRDRAAAELLSGQPVPGYKVVQGRQGPRRWADMTAAEAMLKQLRIKFKDMYDVSLISPTRAEKLHQVGVIGDRQWPKLQPLIHRSTGAPIVVPTSDKRPALALQDATDFQDLSDMPIPPLPDTAPSLQSQETP
- a CDS encoding DUF2815 family protein, encoding MKLTLKNVRLAFPVLFEPKKVNGEGEAAFSACFLIDPADPQVKALNQAIDKMANDKWGAKAAAQLKQMRMGDRVALHDGDLKASYDGFAGHLYVSARNKARPLVIDRDRTPLAAQDGRPYAGCYVNANIELWAQDNNYGKRINASLGGVQFLRDGEAFAGGGVASVEDFEDLSNVAELEDVEGAMPWG